In a single window of the Chaetodon trifascialis isolate fChaTrf1 chromosome 19, fChaTrf1.hap1, whole genome shotgun sequence genome:
- the vegfab gene encoding vascular endothelial growth factor Ab isoform X3, protein MNFIDSLTLLFLTLSAVKSAHIPKETERGPHDVIPLMEVYNKSLCQPRELLVEILQEYPEEVEHIFIPSCVVLTRCAGCCNDEMLQCMPTSSYNITMEIKRIKPQRQQNDIFMSFTEHSACECRLKKEVREQKENVCEPCCDHCSERRKRLFVQDPATCQCSCKHTDEYCKERQLELNERTCKCDKPRR, encoded by the exons AGTGCCCACATACcgaaggaaacagaaagaggtcCACATGACG TGATCCCTTTAATGGAGGTGTACAACAAGAGTTTGTGTCAGCCTCgggagctgctggtggagatTCTGCAGGAGTATCCGGAGGAGGTGGAACACATCTTCATCCCGTCCTGCGTGGTGTTGACGCGCTGCGCCGGCTGCTGCAATGATGAGATGTTGCAGTGCATGCCCACATCCAGCTATAACATTACAATGGAG attaaaagaataaaaccccaaaggcaacaaaatgatATTTTCATGAGTTTTACAGAACACAGCGCATGTGAGTGTAG ATTAAAGAAAGAAGTgagagaacagaaagaaaa TGTTTGTGAGCCATGTTGTGATCACtgctcagagaggagaaagcgCTTGTTCGTGCAGGATCCTGCAACCTGCCAGtgctcctgcaaacacacagatgaatacTGTAAAGAACGCCAGCTAGAGCTCAACGAGAGGACCTGCAA ATGTGACAAGCCAAGAAGATGA
- the vegfab gene encoding vascular endothelial growth factor Ab isoform X2 translates to MNFIDSLTLLFLTLSAVKSAHIPKETERGPHDVIPLMEVYNKSLCQPRELLVEILQEYPEEVEHIFIPSCVVLTRCAGCCNDEMLQCMPTSSYNITMEIKRIKPQRQQNDIFMSFTEHSACECRLKKEVREQKEKKSRTGKGKGQKRKRKKSRDKTIHDAYVSSAFSTYLHLSVALLIIKLIWEELICPF, encoded by the exons AGTGCCCACATACcgaaggaaacagaaagaggtcCACATGACG TGATCCCTTTAATGGAGGTGTACAACAAGAGTTTGTGTCAGCCTCgggagctgctggtggagatTCTGCAGGAGTATCCGGAGGAGGTGGAACACATCTTCATCCCGTCCTGCGTGGTGTTGACGCGCTGCGCCGGCTGCTGCAATGATGAGATGTTGCAGTGCATGCCCACATCCAGCTATAACATTACAATGGAG attaaaagaataaaaccccaaaggcaacaaaatgatATTTTCATGAGTTTTACAGAACACAGCGCATGTGAGTGTAG ATTAAAGAAAGAAGTgagagaacagaaagaaaa AAAATCCCGGACAGGCAAGGGTAAAGGCCAAAAGAGAAAACGAAAGAAAAGCCGTGACAAAACAATTCATGATGCGTATGTCAGCTCCGCCTTCTCCACCTACCTGCACCTGAGTGTTGCGCTTCTCATAATTAAGCTCATTTGGGAGGAGCTCATTTGCCCCTTCTAA
- the vegfab gene encoding vascular endothelial growth factor Ab isoform X1, translating into MNFIDSLTLLFLTLSAVKSAHIPKETERGPHDVIPLMEVYNKSLCQPRELLVEILQEYPEEVEHIFIPSCVVLTRCAGCCNDEMLQCMPTSSYNITMEIKRIKPQRQQNDIFMSFTEHSACECRLKKEVREQKEKKSRTGKGKGQKRKRKKSRDKTIHDAVCEPCCDHCSERRKRLFVQDPATCQCSCKHTDEYCKERQLELNERTCKCDKPRR; encoded by the exons AGTGCCCACATACcgaaggaaacagaaagaggtcCACATGACG TGATCCCTTTAATGGAGGTGTACAACAAGAGTTTGTGTCAGCCTCgggagctgctggtggagatTCTGCAGGAGTATCCGGAGGAGGTGGAACACATCTTCATCCCGTCCTGCGTGGTGTTGACGCGCTGCGCCGGCTGCTGCAATGATGAGATGTTGCAGTGCATGCCCACATCCAGCTATAACATTACAATGGAG attaaaagaataaaaccccaaaggcaacaaaatgatATTTTCATGAGTTTTACAGAACACAGCGCATGTGAGTGTAG ATTAAAGAAAGAAGTgagagaacagaaagaaaa AAAATCCCGGACAGGCAAGGGTAAAGGCCAAAAGAGAAAACGAAAGAAAAGCCGTGACAAAACAATTCATGATGC TGTTTGTGAGCCATGTTGTGATCACtgctcagagaggagaaagcgCTTGTTCGTGCAGGATCCTGCAACCTGCCAGtgctcctgcaaacacacagatgaatacTGTAAAGAACGCCAGCTAGAGCTCAACGAGAGGACCTGCAA ATGTGACAAGCCAAGAAGATGA